The Gossypium raimondii isolate GPD5lz chromosome 2, ASM2569854v1, whole genome shotgun sequence genome segment GTAAGtcaatttaaatgaaaattataacatattactctgaaaagccaatttttttgaATGCTTTTACAATAATTAAAGGAAaggtattttaatgaaattaattacttgCTTTTACAAGTTTTAGCGAAtgcttttacaatttttttgaagGCCAATTTGAATGCTTTTTTTGAATGctctttaatgaaattaattacttgCTTATTTTAATGGCtgactttttcctttgtattatTATGGTTTATGTTCAAAACACATGCTCTTGAAATCATACTCTTATCCCAATCTATATGCCTGTTACAGCacggttttaaaattttcattttatacattATCACTCAATCACAACTTGGTtgacatttaataaaattaaattattagaaacagAGTGGTCCTGCAAGTAACTCATTTACAacatttgatttccattttcatattctactgactaacaaatcaagaacaaatcaAGTTCCAATTTCATATTCTATTgactaacaaatcaagaacaatttCCAGCAGACAATCAAAACAATTTCCAGAACAAATCAagaataatatcaaaacaaatgcaacaatttccagtttcatcttctactgactaacaaatcaagaacaatttCCAGCAGACTATCAAAACAACTGCCAGAACAATTCAAgaacaatatcaaaacaaatgcaacaacttccagtttcatcttctactcactaacaaatcaataacattttCCAGCAGACTATCAAAACAATTTCCAGAACAAACCAACAAAATCTTTATCGCCTATAAAGTCTTCAAATATGAAGCAAGTAATCTCATATTTCCAGTCAAACAGGCTGACTTTGACTAGAAAACCATGGTCGCACACATCTTAAAACAATATAAGGCCTGTTACATTAATGTATCTAAGAAGGTTTGAACCAATCTCtcttctaaaatatataaacccAATTAAAATCTTTGCAATTTTGAAGGTTTTTGGAACTATGGTATTTTTGTTTTGCAGAGTACTAGGAAGCATTGTTATTGTAATTGGCCTGTATCTAGTCTTATGGGGTAAGAGCAATGACCAACCTCAATTGACACCGGACATCATGGTGGTGAGAGCTGATCAACAGATGGCTATAATTGATGGTCTTATTGAGAATCCAAATCTGAGTTGATTAGGTGGTATGCGAGCCACCAAATAAACGGCTACAATTAAAGGGAATATAAAGAATCCAGATCCTAAGTTTATCACTATAGAATGATGATCGGGATGAGACCCTAAAATCTAATCAAGTAGTcattaggaatagataggaagtttttagtttttatataagAACATCGTAAATCAACCTCGCtacatgaaaattgaattaaatatgaaatgaacATTGATTGCGAGATTTGAGATAAAcatctaatctaatctaatctaatctaatgATTGTAGCTTAAGACTTGGATTGAATATTCCGtgtttcaattaataaataatccCAAAGACCTGTATCTTCCCGTGCTAAAtgatcaagaaaataataaagggATTCAATGATAACAGAGACAGAGATAACAAAtctatatttcaatcatatacaTGCACAACAATTGAAGATAAACATCTCTTTTACTTCAATGATATATGATGACTCAAAATTCAGATTTAGATTTTATGATTAAATCGATGAAGAAGTCAATGCACTAACAAGGCAGTGATTTGAATCTGCTTACATgcataaaaaacaaaagacaCTAACAAGGCAACCAATGAAACTCATTACAGAGAGAACAAGAcacaattttatttcaaaaaaaaacattgtgCACAATGTATCAATACATACTTGCCTGACATAAGCCTTTTGCATTACATAACAAAGGAACAGAAACAGCAATAGAAACATGCAATCGGGGAAACTAACCTGTAATGAGCAAATCGGGCAGAAAAGCGATGAAGAAGAACTCAGAATCGAAAAGGGAAACCGATTAGGTGAACAGTGCAATAATTGATGAAGAAGTCAATGCACTAACAAGACAGTGATTCGAATCTGCTAACATGCAGAAAAAAGCTAAAGACACTAACAAGGCAGCCATTGAAACTCATtacagagagaaaaagagagttaGAAAAATTAAAGCAGGTTGAGAGCAAAAGAGAGTTAGAAACATTTACCTTTCAGTTGCAGTAACCTGGAAACCCACCAACTGAGGGCAATCGAAAGAGTgacagagagaaaaagaaaagaaaaaggttaacTGGTTGAGAAGGCCAAGCGTAAAatgttgtaaagaaaaagaaaagaaaaggttgagaGACAGAGCGAGCAAATTGGCAGAAGCTAGAAGGAAGGAAGAGAAGACGCAAAGAGAAGACGATCGGGAGGGTAAAACATGGAGGGTAAACAAAGCAACACCTAAACTGAGCAAAAGGGGGGATTAGAAATCGGTGGATTTTGGGGATTAGGTTAGTAATGTATTAGACCCGTAATAGCAATACCATGAACCAAACAACGGATTAAAGAGGGATTAagtggggcccaccgattaggggtgtattggcaaccaaacatgctgtaaTTGATTCTCACCTCCAAGCGGATACCACATATTATTCTTAcagttaaaaattattactcCTTTTAATAAAAGAGATCTAATTCATGTATAACccttaaaaattatgtatttctatttttcaatttaaaaatcgtttattcattaaatttataagtatttttttaattaaaatttgttaacaGGTTAggattgataaaaaaaagtatgataattttttacataaactaccaacaattataattattcaactaggacttttaaaatgaaatggactaaatttcaaattctatACAATACAGGGGctaaaagcatattttaacctattcTTATTCACGTCTGCATCTACGACTACAATCAAAGAGATCCCATTGTCACATGCTCACCAACTCCCTTTCCTCACCACAAATTCCCTGCTAAACCAGAGCGAGAGAGCTCTAGAAATGGCTGAgaagcagaagaagaagaaatcaaaaGTAATCATTGTAGGAGGGAGCATAGCAGGGGTCTCATGCGCCCATGCGCTTACTTCAATAGGATGGCAAGTCGTGGTGATCGAGAAAACTGCCGCTCCCCCAACCGGTAGCCCAACCGGTGCTGGACTGGGGCTGGACTCTTTGGCTCAAATGCTCATTACTTCATGGATTGCTAATCCCCAACTTCTCCAGCACGCCACCTTGCCCCTCACAATTGATCAAGTAAATGTCAAATCTTTTCACTTTCCCTTTACCAGATTTTCACTCACATTAGCTATGCAGTTTCTTAATAATTGGGCCTATCTAGATTGAATCTTGTGGTTTCTCGTATTAATTTGACATCTACATGACTACTTTGCCGGGTAGTTTTATCAGTCGGTAATCTTTACATTACATGATTGGTTGCTAGTTTTGTTACTATATTGTGTTAAAAGTGCCATTTTTTTGTGGAAATGTGTTATTAACAGAACCAAGCAAGTGATAGTTCTACAAAGGTGAATTGGACACTGACAAGAGATGAGGAATTCAATTTTAGAGCAGCACATTGGGCTGATCTCCATGGCCTTCTATACAATGCATTGCCACCAGATATATTCTTATGGGATCATCAGTTCATCTCTTTCAGCATTTCTGAGGACAAATCCTATATCAAAGTTAAGGCTAAAGTCCTTCGAAACGATAAGATCGTTGAGATAGACGGAAATTTACTGGTCGCAGCAGATGGGTGCCTGTCTTTAATCCGCCAGAATTTTCTCCCAGACCTTAAATTGAGGTATATTTCAGTATGTGTAgcttaataaaactttaaatttgctCCTACTTTGCTGACTGCAGTGCTGCATGATAAGTATCTTTTGTTAAACTGTGAGTTAACGTATAGCAATGCAACACTCTTCCCAGGTATTCCGGTTACTGTGCATGGAGAGGGGTTCTTGACTTCTCAGGAAGAGAGGATCCCAAAACCATTGAAGGCATCAGAAAAGCATACCCTGACCTTGGGAAATGCTTGTATTTCGACCTCGGCTCTAAAACTCATTGTGTGCTTTATGAACTTCCCAATAAAAGGCTGAATTGGATTTTCTATGTCAATCAACCTGAGCCTGAGATAAAGGTGCTTGCTTACTCTAATCTGATACATTTTGCTGCTTACATAGCAATTACATGTTATATTAATGATGTTTTCAGGACAGCTAAAGTCGGATACGATCGTACTCCTTTGACATGCCTctgtattttctttttgctgcATGTACAGAGAAATTCAGTTACTATGAAAGTAAGTGAAGACATGATCGATGAGATGATGAAAGAAGCAGAGAAAGCTTGGGTTCCGGAGTTGGTTAAAGTGATGAAGGAGACCAAGAACCCTTTCTTAAATGCCATATATGACTGTGACCCTCTAAGGCAGATCTATTGGGACAATGTCGTGTTGATTGGAGATGCCGCTCACCCAACAACTCCTCATGGTCTAAGAAGCACAAACATGTCGATACTAGATGCAGCAGTTCTTGGCAAATGCCTCGAGAAGTGGGGAGTGGAGAATTTACACTCAGCTCTGGGAGAATATCAGTCGATTAGGGTACCTGTTACCTCTAAACAAGTTCTGCACTCACGGAAGTTGGGCCGTATTAAGCAAGGCTTGCATCTTCCTAATCGAGAACAGTTTGATCCGAAGAAAGCAACTTCAGAGGACCTCAAAGATCTTCAACAGAAGAACATGCCCTTCTTCACTAGTGTTTATTAATTACTTGATTCTATCTTACACCGTGTTTGACTCTCAaaggatgaaaaataaaaattgatattaaaGAACCCTGCAGAATACCTGAACTGTAAGAGAAACAATTTCCTTTGATCTATACATCGGCCCTCCGGTCAGAACATGGTGCATATAACTAGGTAACTTTTTTGCTGTTGACCAAAAACGGGAACTTTTATCAATAGGTATAGTATATACATAAGCAGCAAGgaaaaaattttcaaccataaaaatatcttttatttttcatcatattattaattaaatattttaaaatatttaatttatatttattagttaaaaagttaCTTGAAATAAAGTGGtgatatttatacatttaaaaatcattataatttaatttaccagttattatttaagaaaagtttgatgttaacaaaattttgataattttaaaatagaattatttgttGAATGGAACTCTAAGAATATTAATATAAGAaaagttgtgataattataattatatgttaatttacatttattaattaaaaataattatcatttaattttggcattattataaaatgacatctttatttttatttaaaaattgtgttacttttatatatgtaaaatagaattattaattaaatagaacTCTAAGCATTTTAGTTATCACTTAATTACTATTGTAGTTAAATTATCACTTAAGTATTATAGTTATGTAcggattaaaatttaactttagcTTTATAGGTAGGACTTAATATTTACTATATTCGATCAAGTAGCATCTGAAAAAATTActgataaaaagtaaaaaaatattaacaatagtaaactataattatataaaaagaacatTAAAGCAATAGTTCTTGAAAAGACAGttttaaatcatatttgaacaacaacaccaaaagtaaacataatattattttggtaaacaTTTTTGTATTTGCTTTTCTcaaaattgtatattattttattagttttatgtattaattcaagttttatttttgttattttattctctcaagtattttttcaaaactaattgaactttaatacaaattaaattaattttaaaattataaaaatatattatttaataaattaaaatatataaaatcacgCATAGAACATGCGATGTTAGAAACTAgtaccataaaaatattattcaacaAAGTAATATAGGTTCGATATTAtctaccaaaataatacaaatgtaaCGTGAGATTGAATCCAATgagattaaaaataacaatgacgatgaaattaattattatagcCAAAAGAAATTCCCAGTGCCACAACTCATCCTCTTAACCATAAATCATGGTTTTCATAGAAAGTTTTATTTCTCACTCGACAAATGTGTTATAAGAACGAAAAAGAGGAGACACTTCCAAgcaagtttctaaataatacatactaccaataacaaaacaaaagaaaaaatgtgaATTTCATTTCTGATATAACCGACACATGAAACAAACAGGTTTGCATTCTTGACCCAATAGCTATTTTCTACTAAGATCATGAAATTAGACCGATTTTGCAGGCCATGTTGCTTGAGCTGACATGATTATACCTACAATCACCCCGAACAGTCCAAGTGCACTGCCAAAAATCTCAATCACAAGAATCTTCACAAACAGTGAGGAGTTTTGTGCATCAGACAGCGCACAGCTACTTCCAATTATTCCAACACACAATCTGTCCCCAAAACAATCTATAAGTACACagaaataagcaaaatattaatttagattaaagaAAACATTAAGGCTAGGGAGGCACACCCGCAAACAAGGTTTGCAAACCCAACAATAATTCCTGAAGCAAAGATTGCATATCCAGCTCTAAGAGACTCTGGTTCATATATCTGTGATGAAGGAACACTCTCTAACTTTGTTTGTAAAATAATTGCCACAATAACACCATAGATAGCAACAGCTTCGCAGAAGATCACGCTGCAATGACAGTATAGAAGAGCAAAAATTACTATTTCCATAGGGCATATTACAGCATTTCAAAATCAACATTGCTGAGAAAATGTTTAACCTAGATTGAGACATATTTTAACAGCAccataaattgaaaaaattcgCCTCAAAAGCATGGGCACTGTTTAGTATCTTCAATCCTATTCCATGACTCATAATTGTCCCCCCATTCAGCAATACACTCTAATTTAAAACTCATCCAACAGACAGACAGTACACACAACACCTAATCCCATAACGAGAAACTCTGAGGATAAGCTATGATATGTAAGTAGAAACTTGAGCTCATACATATGAGGCACCTTTTGTTGGACAAAACTGTGAGGCCTTTAGGACAAAGTGGATAATACCTCACGGGTTGGTGCTGTCTCACAGTACATGAATAGAGTTGATTAAATAACCAGCAACTTGTCTCAATATTTCAATTGCAGCCGGGCATATGAAAATTTGTAAGgcattaaatgggaaaaagccAGAGTCAAATTTCAAGTGATTGATTAACTAATTGGGTCCATTAGATAGCTAGCCCGTATCAAGGTCAGAGCCATTTATTTTGCGTAtatctttttactattttactgTTTCTGTTAAGTCGTTGGTAACAGCAGATAGGTGAGAAATGAGTGCACCAAGAATCTTGGAATATAACGAGCAAAAGGATCGAAGAATAGAGGAATGGACTATCATTTGAAAATTCTCTCTCAACAACATTGGCATCAAAGCTCTGATTCCGACACCATAGTTGATGGTGTAGCTACCAGAATGCAAAAGGAACTCACCCAAGTCCAACTGGACTTAGGTAAGACTAAACTCGATGTGCAGCAACTCAATAAGAAGTTTGATGACATTTGAGCAAAGTTGAAGCATGATTTATAGAACTTCTTTGATTTGATGACCCAGAGGACAATCAGATGAAGCATCTAACACAAGGATCAACTAAGAGTGACACTAGGAAGACAAGCCTTTACTCCAATTCAACCAGGGTATTTGGATCAAGGGAATCACTGTTTCTTCAAGTGAAATACCCCAAGTTCAATGGTGAAGATTTTAAAGGGTGGTTGCTCAAGCTTGAGCAATACATTGTGGCTGCATGAGTAGCTAACAACCATACGGCCAAGGTGGTAATGCTAAACTTGGAAAGGACGTGCCCTTCAATGGCACCAGTACTAGGCTCAAAATACGAGGGGGTCTGGATAATCTAATATGAGCTACTGGGAAGCAATGAAGGCTCGTTCGCTCCAGGAGAATATGGTAATCCTATGGAAGAGTTGGTCAACCTAAACCAATCTGGTACCATTGGTCACTACCATGAGAAATTTGTAGGTATACTCAATTTACTCCAGCTTGATGACACTTACACGTCGATTATTTGTGTTAGCAACATGAAACTTAAGATATCTCAATCTTTAAGGCTATTTATATCCAAGTCCATGAATGAGGCCATGCACTTAGCTAAACATATCAAGGCTATAAACCCTAACGACAAGAAAACACCTATTTTACCTACCTATAAACCAACTTGCCTTTTTCTTTGCCAGACAGCCTATACCTCCACTAAGCCATGATCCTTGCCACCATTGCAACCTACTCCAAAAATTCCACCAAATTCCAACCTGAACCTAAAACCAAACACCTTAAATACTGACAAAAGTCCCCCTACCTATAACCAATATACCAACTACAAAAACAAAAGGCTGACAGAAACCGGGGGAAGAAGGAAAAAGGTCTCTGCTACTGGTGTGGCTTGAAATTCTCATATGGTCACAAGTGTATGAAACCCCAACTCATTCAGTTGTTAGCGGAATCTATGGACGAGAAGAGTGAACCTAAAGTATTCTCGAACTGTTGAGACAACCTTGATGCTCTAGCAGTTGAGAATGAGCAGCCAATATTGTTTCTCCAGGCCATGATGGGGTCACATGATTTTCAAACTATGAGAGGCAATGGGAAAACTGGTGAGCATGCCATCAGTATACTTGTGGACTCTGGTAgcattcattaattttattgacACTAGAGTGGTTAAGCAATTGGGGTTAAGGGTAGTACCTGGACCTAGAATGGGAGTGACATGCAAACGGTGGAAACCTATTTACACTGAGCAAATGTCTAAAATTACAATGGTCAGCACTGAACATTATGTTTTGCTTAGACTTTATGGTTCTACCCTTGGCTGGCTGTGAAATAATATGAGCACAATGGTTGGTCACTCTTGGACCAATCCTATGGGATTTCTTCTCACTAAGCAATTTGGATTCAATGATAAGTCGTACAAGCTATAGGGAGTTCAAGCTACTACAGCTAGCTTATCATCTCAGAAAGTTGCTACTGAGTTATTATTGTCATTTATGTCAATAGAAGCATCACAACCTTGTGCTTATTTGTTAACATTTTCAAAACCTCTTACCTTATCTAATTCTATCATTGATGAACAACAAATCAGTAACAAGGGGCAGATGATTAAATCAATGCTCTATGAGTTCAATCATTCATTTACACTCTTACAAGATTGCCACCTGTTAGGATCCAAGATCATAGAATCTCACTGAGGGATGAgaatcaaacaa includes the following:
- the LOC105783896 gene encoding uncharacterized protein LOC105783896; its protein translation is MAEKQKKKKSKVIIVGGSIAGVSCAHALTSIGWQVVVIEKTAAPPTGSPTGAGLGLDSLAQMLITSWIANPQLLQHATLPLTIDQNQASDSSTKVNWTLTRDEEFNFRAAHWADLHGLLYNALPPDIFLWDHQFISFSISEDKSYIKVKAKVLRNDKIVEIDGNLLVAADGCLSLIRQNFLPDLKLRYSGYCAWRGVLDFSGREDPKTIEGIRKAYPDLGKCLYFDLGSKTHCVLYELPNKRLNWIFYVNQPEPEIKRNSVTMKVSEDMIDEMMKEAEKAWVPELVKVMKETKNPFLNAIYDCDPLRQIYWDNVVLIGDAAHPTTPHGLRSTNMSILDAAVLGKCLEKWGVENLHSALGEYQSIRVPVTSKQVLHSRKLGRIKQGLHLPNREQFDPKKATSEDLKDLQQKNMPFFTSVY
- the LOC105783393 gene encoding V-type proton ATPase subunit c''2 gives rise to the protein MAATFGDSSSWSTALVKISPYTFSAVGIAIAIGVSVLGAAWGIYITGSSLIGAAIKAPRITSKNLISVIFCEAVAIYGVIVAIILQTKLESVPSSQIYEPESLRAGYAIFASGIIVGFANLVCGLCVGIIGSSCALSDAQNSSLFVKILVIEIFGSALGLFGVIVGIIMSAQATWPAKSV